Proteins co-encoded in one Nothobranchius furzeri strain GRZ-AD chromosome 4, NfurGRZ-RIMD1, whole genome shotgun sequence genomic window:
- the zgc:153031 gene encoding dihydrofolate reductase: MGENREKRKPIRLIAAVCNNRGIGKNGHLPWSLPSEFQYFLNTISRVSRPGNFNLMIWGRHCWNSHPENIYPLPNSLHVVLSKTLTNVPNYAHFLCRDFESAVRLAAEHPLADVIETVWILGGTQVYEDALQHPWCDLLYLTDVMADFDCDVFFPEFDRKLFQLQERFPDVPSDIQEENGIKFQCQVFKKEAADSI, encoded by the exons ATGGGGGAGAACCGGGAAAAACGGAAACCAATTCGCCTAATCGCTGCTGTCTGTAACAACCGGGGAATCGGTAAAAATGGCCATCTGCCCTGGAGTTTACC GTCTGAATTTCAGTATTTTCTGAACACCATCTCCAGAGTTTCTCGACCAG GTAACTTCAATTTGATGATTTGGGGACGACACTGTTGGAACTCTCACCCAGAAAACATCTACCCACTGCCCAACTCTCTACATGTAGTCCTGAGTAAAACACTAAC aaatgtcccaaatTACGCCCACTTCTTGTGTCGGGACTTTGAGAGCGCAGTCCGTCTTGCAGCTGAGCACCCCCTCGCTGACGTCATAGAGACCGTCTGGATTCTTGGTGGAACGCAAGTCTATGAG GACGCGTTGCAGCACCCGTGGTGCGACCTGCTCTACCTGACGGACGTGATGGCCGACTTTGACTGCGACGTCTTCTTCCCGGAGTTTGACAGAAAACTGTTTCAGCTACAGGAACG ATTTCCTGACGTGCCGAGTGACATTCAAGAGGAGAACGGCATTAAGTTCCAGTGCCAGGTTTTCAAGAAAGAAGCTGCTGATTCCATTTAA
- the mterf2 gene encoding transcription termination factor 2, mitochondrial yields the protein MLRVIATSLCLQCHHATTLRLNVRAWGTLSPRENQQTVEAFYELSVDIQKVRKLKGWVLHQFPAYTKEVAALLEDMGASGSIIAHVLAVHPEAILCNPEQMQTQMELWMSVCPNQRELIGIIEKFPASFFTSSNHHDNQRNNISYFQSLNLNKRIITKLMASAPQSFSRPVEQNQLMVSTLQQAYQELGGEEANMKIWLQKLLSQNPFVFLKSPEVLKQNLVFLRDSGFSTAELLHLLSKLKGFVTELNPDSMRRSLNFSQEIIGCSEAELRHIILKCPALLYYPDSTLAERFKGLLSTGISMSQIIATPTILELTTQIVNYRIQRLTARGYDVRTGSLDVLNGTKKDFEMSFGKLQLRRERPLFNPVAPLKVED from the coding sequence ATGTTGCGTGTGATTGCAACATCCCTGTGCCTTCAATGCCATCATGCAACAACTCTGCGTTTAAATGTCAGGGCATGGGGGACCCTCAGTCCTAGAGAGAACCAGCAGACTGTGGAGGCTTTTTATGAGCTTTCTGTGGACATCCAAAAGGTTCGGAAACTTAAGGGCTGGGTGCTACATCAGTTTCCAGCCTACACTAAGGAAGTAGCTGCTCTGCTGGAGGACATGGGTGCCTCGGGCTCCATCATCGCTCACGTTCTAGCTGTCCATCCTGAAGCCATCCTGTGTAATCCAGAGCAGATGCAGACTCAGATGGAGCTGTGGATGTCTGTGTGTCCGAACCAGAGAGAATTGATTGGGATCATTGAGAAATTCCCGGCTTCCTTCTTTACCTCCTCCAATCACCATGACAACCAGAGGAATAATATTTCTTACTTTCAGAGCTTGAACCTCAACAAGCGCATCATCACCAAACTGATGGCTAGCGCTCCACAGAGCTTCAGtcggcctgtggagcagaaccagTTGATGGTCTCCACCCTTCAGCAGGCTTACCAGGAGCTCGGCGGTGAAGAGGCGAACATGAAAATTTGGCTTCAGAAGCTGCTGAGTCAGAATCCGTTTGTCTTTCTCAAGTCACCAGAGGTGCTGAAACAGAATCTGGTGTTCCTGAGAGACAGCGGCTTCAGCACTGCAGAGCTCCTCCATCTTCTCTCCAAACTTAAAGGTTTTGTTACTGAACTGAACCCAGACAGCATGCGTCGCTCCCTTAATTTCTCCCAGGAAATCATCGGCTGCTCCGAAGCAGAGCTGAGGCACATTATCCTGAAGTGTCCGGCTCTGCTGTACTACCCAGATTCTACGCTGGCCGAGCGCTTTAAGGGCCTCCTCAGCACTGGGATCAGCATGTCTCAGATCATAGCAACTCCAACCATCCTGGAGCTGACCACACAGATAGTGAATTATCGTATCCAGAGACTGACGGCTCGTGGGTATGATGTGAGAACAGGCAGTCTGGATGTTCTAAACGGCACCAAGAAGGACTTTGAAATGAGTTTTGGGAAACTGCAACTTCGGCGAGAGAGACCACTGTTTAATCCTGTGGCACCGTTAAAAGTAGAGGACTGA
- the cry1b gene encoding cryptochrome-1b → MVVNTIHWFRKGLRLHDNPALRDSIRGADSLRCIYILDPWFAGSSNVGINRWRFLLQCLEDLDASLRKLHSRLFVIRGQPTDVFPRLFKEWQITRLSYENDSEPFGKERDAAIQKLASEAGVEVMVRISHTLYDLDRIIELNGGQPPLTYKRFQALINRMEAVELPAETITSETIQTCRTPIKDDHDDKFGVPSLEELGFETAGLTTAVWPGGETEALMRLERHLERKAWVANFEHPRMNANSLLASPTGLSPHLRFGCLSCRLFYFKLTDLYRKVKKHSTPPLSLYGQLLWREFFYTTATNNPCFDKMEGNPVCVQIPWDRNPEALAKWAEGRTGYPWIDAIMTQLRQEGWIHHLARHAVACFLTRGDLWISWEEGMKVFEELLLDADWSVNAGSWMWLSCSSFFQQFFHCYCPVGFGRRTDPSGDYIRRYLPALRGFPAKYIYDPWNAPEEVQKAARCIVGTHYPRPMVNHAEASRINIERMKQIYQQLSCYRGLWLLATVPVNATNAGRVDTGTGQGPGRSSEDATGEEGTSQTERRQSTQKRRHGDTEPERSSKPWKQSK, encoded by the exons GTTTTTGCTGCAGTGTTTAGAAGATCTAGATGCCAGCCTTCGTAAACTCCACTCTCGCTTGTTTGTCATCAGAGGCCAGCCTACCGATGTCTTCCCTCGTCTTTTCAAG GAGTGGCAGATCACACGTTTATCTTATGAAAATGACTCTGAGCCGTTCGGTAAAGAGCGGGACGCCGCCATCCAGAAGCTAGCCAGCGAGGCCGGTGTCGAGGTCATGGTGCGGATTTCACACACGCTCTATGACCTGGACAG GATCATTGAGCTTAACGGCGGCCAGCCTCCGCTCACGTACAAGCGCTTCCAGGCTCTAATCAACAGGATGGAAGCTGTGGAGCTGCCCGCCGAAACCATCACGTCTGAAACGATTCAAACCTGCCGCACTCCCATCAAGGATGATCACGATGACAAGTTCGGGGTTCCTTCGCTAGAAGAGCTTG GTTTTGAGACAGCCGGTCTCACCACCGCAGTGTGGCCAGGTGGAGAAACAGAAGCCCTCATGAGGCTTGAGCGACATCTGGAGAGGAAG GCATGGGTGGCAAACTTTGAGCATCCACGTATGAACGCCAACTCCCTGCTGGCCAGTCCCACCGGCCTCAGCCCTCATCTACGCTTCGGGTGTCTCTCCTGCCGTCTTTTCTACTTTAAACTGACTGATTTGTACAGAAAG GTGAAGAAGCACAGCACTCCGCCGCTGTCTCTGTACGGCCAGTTGTTATGGAGGGAGTTTTTCTACACAACCGCCACGAACAACCCCTGCTTTGACAAGATGGAGGGGAATCCTGTGTGTGTCCAGATCCCCTGGGACCGAAACCCAGAGGCGCTGGCCAAGTGGGCGGAGGGacgaacgggttacccatggatcGACGCCATCATGACCCAGCTGAGGCAGGAGGGTTGGATCCATCATTTGGCTCGGCACGCTGTGGCCTGCTTCCTCACCAGAGGAGACCTCTGGATCAGCTGGGAGGAAGGCATGAAA GTGTTTGAGGAACTGTTACTTGACGCGGACTGGAGCGTTAACGCTGGCAGCTGGATGTGGCTCTCATGCAGCTCGTTCTTCCAGCAGTTTTTCCACTGCTACTGCCCCGTGGGGTTTGGTCGACGCACAGACCCCAGTGGTGACTACATCAG ACGCTATTTACCAGCACTGAGGGGTTTCCCTGCCAAATACATCTATGATCCTTGGAATGCCCCTGAGGAGGTGCAGAAGGCAGCCAGGTGCATCGTAGGGACCCACTACCCCCGACCCATGGTGAACCACGCCGAGGCCAGCCGCATCAACATAGAGAGGATGAAGCAGATTTACCAGCAGCTTTCCTGCTACAGAGGACTCT GGCTGCTGGCAACAGTACCAGTAAATGCCACCAATGCTGGAAGAGTGGACACGGGGACGGGTCAAGGTCCTGGACGGTCCTCTGAAGATGCGACTGGGGAGGAGGGAACATCTCAAACAG AAAGAAGACAGTCGACGCAAAAACGACGCCATGGAGACACCGAACCTGAACGCAGCTCTAAACCCTggaagcagagcaaatag